GAGGAGAAACCGAATGAACCTGCGCGCACTCTTGGTTGCCCTGCTTCTCCCGCTCGCGTCGCCGGCACTTGCCCAAGGCACGCCCGAGCCCGCCGCACAGATCGACCATATCGGGATCTGGGTGGCCGACCAGCAGAAGAGCATCGATTTCTACCGCGCGCTGTTCGGGCTCGACGAGATCCCCGCGCCGTTCCCGCCCGGCGGCCCGCGCTGGCTGCGGTTCGCGGGCGGCGTCGAGCTTCACATCCAGCCGGGCCGCACCGAAAAGCTGCACCAGCCGCGCCGCGTCCACATGGCGATCGCCGTCGCCAGCCTCGATCCGATCCTGGCGCAGCTCAAGGCGCGCGGCCATGGCTGGACGAACATCGAAGGCACGCCCGGCGCGATCAACACCAGCCGCACCGACGGCGTGCGACAAATCTTCCTCCAGGACCCCGACGGCTATTGGATCGAAGTCAACGACGTGCCGAAGCGCTAGGGCGTATCGACATTCACCGGCTTGGGGCGGTGGTCTTACACACTTCGTCCCCCCGGCCTTGTGCCGCGGTGACGGGTGAATTGTGGGCAACCCCGGCTTTCAATTTGAACGTCGAGACGCCCTAGAGCCGGATCAGCCCCCGACGGTCTGCTCGATCACCCCGAAGATCGCGTGGTGCTTGTCGTCCTCGGCCCAGATGCGGACTGTGTCGCCGGCCTTGAGGAACGGCGTTTCCGCCTTGCCGCCGCGGATCGTCTCGATCGTGCGGACCTCGGCCAAGCACGAATAGCCGACGCCGCCCTCGGCGATCGGCTTGCCGGGGCCACCATCGGAATCGCGGTTCGAGACGGTGCCAGAGCCGATGATCGTCCCTGCGCCCAGTGCACGCGTCTTGGCGGCGTGCGCAATCAGCGTGCCGAAATCGAACGTCATGTCCTCGCCCGCCTCGGCGCGGCCGAAGGGCTTGCCGTTCAAGTCGACCATCAGCTTACGGTGGAGCTTGCCGTCCTTCCACCAGTCGCCAAGTTCGTCGGGGGTGACGAACACCGGCGAAAAGGCGCTGGCGGGCTTGGACTGGAAAAAGCCGAAGCCCTTGGCGAGCTCGCCCGGGATCAGGTTGCGCAAGGACACGTCGTTGGTCAGGCCCACCAGCCGGACCGCGGCAAGCGCCTCCTCGCGCGACGCCCCGAGCGGCACGTCCCCGGTGACAACCACCACTTCAGCCTCGAGATCGCAGCCCCAGGCTTCGTCGGCGAGCGGAATCGGATCGCGCGGGCCGAGGAATGCGTCCGAGCCGCCCTGGTACATCAGCGGATCCTGCCAGAAGCTCTCGGGCATTTCGGCGCCGCGCGCCTGCCGGACCAGCGCGACATGGTTCACATAGGCCGAGCCGTCGGCCCATTGATACGCCCGTGGCAGCGGCGACGCGGCCTGCCGCTCGTGGAAGCGCCGCATCGGGATCGTCTCATGCTCCAGATCGGTCGCCAAATTGCGCAGATCGCCTTCGACCTGGTCCCAATTGTCGAGCGCAGCCTGCAGCGTCGGCGCGATCCCGGTGGCATCGGCGCACCATGCCAGATCGTTCGACACCACGACGAGCTTGCCGTCACGACCGTGCTTCAGGCTGGCCAGTTTCATGCGGGTTCTCTCCTGTTTCGTTCAAGCATAGAGCGGCGCGCGGCCAAGTCGAGCGGTTGACACCAAAGGCCCGTATCTTCATCGCTTTTGGGTATGTCCTCGTCGCTCAGATTTCTTGATCACGGCGGCGAAATGGCGCAGCGCATCCGTGCGCACGATTGGGCATCCACGCCGATCGGTCCGATCGAGAACTGGCCCCAGGCGCTCCGCTTCGCAGTCAACATCGCGCTGGGATCGAGCTTTCCGACCGCAGTCTATTGGGGCCCCGAGCTCCGCCTGATCTACAATGATGCGTGGACGACGATCCCGGCCGACCGCCATCCCTGGGCACTGGGCCGGCGCGGCGCGGAGGTCTGGGCCGATATCTGGCACGTCGTCGGCCCCGAGATGGAGCGCGTGCTGGCCACCGGCAAAGGCTTCTCGACCTTCGACCAGATGCTGCCGATGGAGCGGAACGGCCGGCCGCAGGAAACCTGGTGGAGCTACAGCTTCACACCGATCCGTGACGAGCATGGCGACGTCGTGGGCCTGCTCAATCAGGGCAATGAGACGACGCGCACCGTGCTCGCCGAACGCGCGCGCCTCGCTGAGGTCGGCCGCCTGCGCGAGCTGTTCGAACAGGCCCCGGGAGCGGTCGCGCTGCTCCACGGGCCCGACCATGTCTTCGAAATCGCCAACCCCGCCTATTGCGAGCTGATCGGCGGGCGCGACGTATTGGGCCTGTCGGTCGCCGACGCGCTTCCCGAAGTGGTCGAGCAGGGCTTTATCGGGTTGCTGGACCAGGTGTTTGGCAGCGGCGTCCCCTATCGCGCGCATTCAGTTCCGATACGGCTTCAGCGAACGCCGGGGCAGGATACCGAGCCGCGGATGCTCGATTTCGTCTACCAGCCGATCAAGGACGCAAACGGCGAGACCACCGACATTTTCGTGCTCGCCAACGACGTCACCGAACGCGCGACTGCCGAGGCGGCGTTGCGCGCGAGCGAGGAACGGCTCCAGCTCGCGCTCGATTCGTCGGTGGGCGTGGGCACCTGGTTCTGGGACGTGCCGAACGACCGGGTGACGGCGGACCTGCGCTTCCTGCGGCTCTATGGCGTCGACGAAGCGCTGGAAGGCGTCGGCGCACCGATCGAGGCGTTCTTCTCGCACGTCCATCCCGATGATCGGCCATCGCTCGAGGCGGCGATCACCGCCTCGCTCGCCAGCGGTGGACATTTCTCGGAAGAATATCGCCTGATCCAGCCGGACGGGTCGGTCCATTGGGTGGCCGCGCAGGGACGCCCGATCCTCGACCCCGATGGCCGCCCGCTTCGCTTCCCGGGCGTCAGCTTCGACATCACCGAGCGCAAGGCGGCCGAAGACGCGGCGCGCGCCGCCGCCGAGGAGCTGCGCGAGGCGAACGCGCTGCAATCCTTCGTCTATGCGCTCGCCGAGACGCAGCGCCGGCTCGACACGCCCGACGCGATCATGGCCGCCACGTCGGAAGCACTGGTCGACCAACTGCACGCCAGCCGCGTCGGCTTCTATCGCGTGGTCGGCGGCGAGACGATCGCGTTCGGCGCTTCGGCGACTCGCGGTGCGCTGCCCCGGCTTGAAGGTATCGCCACGGTGCAGGGTGTCGGCGCCACCGCAGTCGAGGCTTATCGCTCGGGCAGTACGGTCGTGCTGCACGACACCGGGCGCGAATTCTCGCCGGGCGAAAGCGACATTCCCCAGCGCGCGGCGGCGGCGATCGGCGTGCCGCTGCTGCGCGGCGGCGAGTGGGTCGCCACGATGTACGTCAACCAGGCCGAACCGCGCCGCTGGCACCCCGATGAAGTCGCGTTCATCGAGGCGATCGCCGAGATGTCATGGGACGCCGTCGAGCGTGCCGGGGCGTTGGTGGCGTTGCGCGGCAGCGAGGAGAAGTTCCGCGCGATCGCCAATTCGATCGACCCGATGGTCTGGTCGACGCTGCCCGACGGCTATCACGATTATTACAATGATCGCTGGTACGAATTCACCGGCGCGCCCTACGGCTCTACCGATGGCGAGGGCTGGGCCGACATGTTCCACCCCGACGATCAGGAGCGGACCTGGGCGCTGTGGCGGCACTGCCTCGACACGGGGGAGCCCTATCACATCGAGTATCGGCTACGGCACCATTCGGGCCAGTATCGCTGGGTGCTCGGCCGCGCGCAGCCGGTACGCGACGATGCCGGGCGGATCATCCGCTGGTTCGGGACGTGCACCGACATTCAGGAGATCGTCGACGCACGCGAAGTGCTCGCTCGCTCTCGCGAAGAGCTCGAAGCGGCGATCCACGAGCGCACCGAACAGCTGATGCAGGCCGAGCAGCAGCTCCGCCAGGCGCAGAAGATGGAGGCGGTCGGCCAGCTCACCGGCGGCATCGCGCACGACTTCAACAACATGCTCGCGGTGGTGATCGGCGCGCTCGACCTGCTTGAACGCCGCGTTGCGCAGGGCCGCACCGATATCGACCGCTATCTCGTCGCCGCGCGCGACGGCGCCACCCGCGCCGCCGCGCTCACCCAGCGGCTGCTCGCCTTTTCGCGCCAGCAACCGCTCGCCCCCACTCCGGTCGACGCCAATGCGATGGTCGAGGGGATGATCGAGCTGCTGGTCCGCACGCTGGGCGAGGCGATCAGCGTCGAGACATTGCTGCCCGGCGGGCCGCGACCGGCGCTGGCGGATCCGAACCAGCTCGAAAACGCCATCCTCAATCTGTGCGTCAATGGCCGCGACGCGATGGCGGGCGGCGGCAGGCTGAGCATCGAGACCGCCAATATCGCGGCAGGGCCGGCGGAGGCGCAGGCCCTCGGGCTCGAGCCTGGAAGCTATGTCGAGATCACCGTTGCCGATACCGGATCGGGGATGCTGCCCGAAGTCGCCGCGCGCGCCTTCGATCCGTTCTTCACCACCAAGGGCGTTGGCAAGGGCACCGGGCTCGGGCTGAGCCAGGTATTCGGCTTTGCGCGCCAGTCGGGCGGCACCGTGCGGATCGACACCGAACTGGGCAAGGGCACGCGAGTCAGCCTGTATCTCCCGGCCTATGCCGGCGAGATCGACCCGGCGGTACACGCGGCCGAAATCGCTGAGGCGGAACGCGGCCGGCCGGGCGAAGTGGTGATGGTCGTCGAGGACGAGGAGCGCGTGCGCAGCTATTCGGTGGAGGCACTGCGCGAGCTCGGCTACGAAGTGGTGTCCGCGCCCGACGGGCTGGAGGCACTGCGGATGATCGAGAACGGCCAGAGCGTCTCGCTGCTGTTCACCGACGTGGTGATGCCCGAGATGAGCGGCCGCGAGCTCGCCCGGCGCGCGCACGACCGGCTGCCCGGTCTCAGGATATTGCTGACCAGCGGCTACACCCCGGACATCGCCGGCCTAGACGATTCGATCCTCACCAAGCCGTTCGACATCAACACGCTGGCCCGTCGCGTCCGCGCCGCACTGGACAACTGATCCTACTTGACGCGGGCGGCCATGAAGGCCATTGGCCCCGCGGCTTCGGGGCCGTGCCCTCGACCTCAGCACAGCCCAGCCGCCGAGTCCTGTCGAAGGGCGGCTTTGGGTCCGCCCGGCAGGCGGAGACGTGTATTCATGGCAAATGTCGCAGTGATTGGCGCCCAATGGGGCGATGAGGGCAAAGGCAAGATCGTCGACTGGCTCGCCGAGCGCGCCGATGTCGTCGTGCGCTTCCAGGGCGGGCACAATGCCGGCCATACCCTCGTCGTCGGCGAGAAGGTCTACAAGCTCTCGCTGCTTCCCTCGGGCATCGTCCGCGGCACCCCTAGCGTGATCGGCAATGGCGTGGTGCTCGATCCGTGGCACCTCAAGTCCGAAGTCGAGAAGCTGCGCGGCCAGGGCGTCGACGTCACGCCCGATACGCTCAAGATCGCCGACACCTGCCCGCTGATCCTGCCCTTCCACCGCGACCTCGACGCGCTGCGCGAGGACGCAAGCGGCGCCGGCAAGATCGGCACCACCCGCCGCGGCATCGGTCCCGCGTACGAAGACAAGGTCGGCCGCCGTGCGATTCGCGTCTGCGACCTCGCGCATCTCGACGAGCTGGGCCCGCAGCTCGATCGGCTGCTGGCACATCACGACGCGTTGCGCGCCGGTTTCAACGAGCCCGCGATCGACCGCGACGCGCTGATCGCCGAATTGCGCGAGATCGCCGGTTTCGTCCTGCCCTTCGCCGAGCCGGTGTGGCGGATGCTCAACGAAGCGCGCGGCCGCGGGCGCCGCATCCTGTTCGAAGGCGCACAGGGCGTCCTGCTCGACATCGACCACGGCACCTATCCGTTCGTGACCTCGTCCAACACCGTCGCCGGCACCGCCGCGGCGGGATCGGGGCTTGGACCGAACGCAGTCGGCTTCGTGCTCGGGATCGCCAAGGCCTATACCACGCGCGTCGGATCGGGACCGTTTCCGAGCGAGCAGGATAACGAAGTCGGCGAGCGGCTCGGCACGCGCGGGCATGAATTCGGCACGGTGACGGGGCGCAAGCGCCGTTGCGGCTGGCTCGACGCGGTGCTGCTGCGCCAGTCGGCAGCGGTGTCGGGGATTACCGGCATCGCGCTGACCAAGATCGACGTGCTCGACGGATTCGAAGAGATCTCGATCTGCACCGGCTACAGGCTTCGCGGCGAGGCCCTCGATTATTACCCCGCAAACGCCCAGGACCAGGCTGCGATCGAGCCGGTCTACGAGACGATGCCCGGCTGGTCGGAATCAACTGCAGGCGCGCGCAGCTGGGCAGAGCTGCCCGCCGCGGCAATCAAATATATCCGGCGGATCGAAGAACTGATCCAGTGCCCCGTCGCCCTGGTCTCGACGAGCCCCGAGCGTGAAGACACGATCCTCGTCCGCGATCCCTTCGCGGACTGAAACGGACCTGGGCCCCGGCGGCAGATCCGCCGGGGCTTGGCCTCACGCGTTAGCGCTGGGGCGTCGGAGCCGCAGCGTCCGGCGTCGTGGCGCTCGGATCGGTCGAAGGCTCGGCGGTCGTCGTGCTCGGATCCGTCGTCGTGGTCGGACCGGTCGAAGGCTCGGCGGTCGTGCCGCTGCCCGTGGTGCCGTCGGCCGGCGCGGTCGTGTCCCTGGTCGTATCGGCTTCCTTGTCTTTCTTCTTCTGGTCCTGGCTGGTTGCCGAAGGATCCTGCTGCGGCACGTCCTGCGCGATCGCAGCAGCCGGAATCAGCATGGCACCGGCAAGGAACAAGGTGAGCTTACGCATGTTTATACTCCTGACAATTGACCTAAATGGCAGGAAATGAACGGCTCGATCGCGCGCATGGTTGCGTGTGTCCGGGACGCTTCGCCGCTGCGACAAAACCGACCGACCCCGAAACGAGCCCAATGCGGGATCAGCCGCACTGCGCCCGGTGCAAAAGTTTCTGATCGGCCAGCACCAACGCAACCATCGCCTCGACAACCGGCGCCCCGCGGATGCCGACGCATGGATCGTGGCGGCCCTTGGTGCGGATTTCCGTCGCCTCGCCCTCGCGATTGATCGTCTCGACGGGAGTCAGGATCGAACTGGTCGGCTTGAACGCCACCCGGACCAGCACGGGCTGGCCAGTCGAGATGCCGCCCGCAATCCCGCCGGCATGGTTGGCGAGGAAATGCACGCCATCGCCGGCAGGCCGCATCGCATCGGCGTTCTGCTCGCCGGTCAGCGTGGCCGCGGCGAAACCGTCGCCGATCTCGACACCCTTCACCGCATTGATCGACATGCATGCTGCGGCGAGTTCACTGTCGAGCTTGGCATAAAGCGGCGCGCCCCAGCCTGCCGGAACGCCGGTTGCTTCGCACGCGATCACTGCCCCGAGCGACGACCCCGCCTTGCGCGCATCATCAACCAGTTTTTCCCAGCGTGCGGCGGCCGCGGCATCCGGGCAGAAGAAGGGATTATTGTCGATCTCGGCTGCGTCGAAATTGGCGGGATCGATCGCGTCGCCGCCGATCGCCTCAACCCAGGCGCGGATCTTCACTTCTGGGATGGCAAGGCGTGCGACGGCGCCGGCGGCAACGCGGGCCGCGGTCTCGCGCGCCGAGGAACGTCCGCCCCCGCGATAGTCACGAAAGCCGTATTTCTGGTCATAGGCGTAATCGGCATGACCCGGGCGATACGCGACTGCGACTTCGGAATAATCCTTCGAGCGCTGATCGACATTCTCGATCTGGAGGCTGATCGGAGTGCCGGTGGTACGGCCCTCGAACACGCCCGAGAGGATGCGGACCTGATCGGGCTCCTGCCGCTGGGTGGTGAAGCGCGACTGGCCCGGGCGGCGTTTGTCGAGGAACGGCTGGATATCGGCTTCGGACAGTTCGAGCCCCGGCGGGCAACCATCGACCACCGCGCCGAGCGCGGGCCCATGGCTCTCGCCCCAGGTGGTGAAGCGGAAGACGCGTCCGAAGGTGTTGAAGCTCAATGGTTCCCGCCCAATTGTGCGAACGCCTTTGCGTGCGTCGCCGCGCCGCGCTCGCCGCACGGCATGCCGCCACCCTGGAGCGGCAGCGCCATCAGATAGTCGCCTGCATAAGGCGAGGCAAATCCGCGCGCCCAATCGGTCGAAAAGCCGAAACGCGCGTAATAATCGGGATCGCCGAGCACGAAGACCAGCATCGCGCCGGCATCGCCAAGCTGGGTCAGGCTGGCCCGTACCAGCGCCTCGGCAACGCCTTGCCCGCGCTGCCCGGCATCGACCGCAAGCGGCGCCAGCGCCACCGCAGCGATGTGCTTGCCGGCGATCTCCACTGCCATCCGGCTATAGGCGATCACGCCGGCGAGGCTGCCGGTCTCCTCGTCATCGGCGACGAGGGTCAGCACCATGTCGCCATCGACGCACAGCCGCTGGACGAGCATCGCCTCCCCGGCATCGGGAAAGGCCTTCCGCAGCAATGCGTCGATCGCCGCGACGTCCCCGCCGGTCGCGGGGCGGATCGCGGTGCTCACACCAATGCGATGTCGGGCGCGTCCTCGGCCTTCATGCCGATGACGTTGTAGCCGGCGTCGACATGGTGGGTCTCGCCGGTCACACCCGAGGCCAGGTCGGACAGCAGGTATAGCCCGGCGCCTCCGACATCCTCGATCGTCACGTTGCGCTTGAGCGGCGAATTGAGTTCGTTCCACTTGAGGATCAGGCGGAAGTCGCCGATCCCGCTTGCCGCCAGCGTCTTGATCGGCCCGGCCGAGATCGCGTTGACGCGGATATTGTCGCGGCCCAGATCGACGGCGAGATACTGGACGCTGGTTTCCAGCGCAGCCTTGGCGACGCCCATCACGTTATAATGCGGGATCACCTTCTCGGCGCCGTAATAGCTGAGCGTCAGCAGACTGCCGCCGTTCGGCATCATCTTCGACGCGCGCTGCGCCACCGCGACGAACGAATAGACGCTGATGTTCATCGTCATCAGGAAATTGTCGAGGCTGGTGTCGACATAGCCGCCGCGCAGCTCGTTCTTGTCCGAGAAGCCGATCGCGTGGACGACGAAGTCGATCGTCGGCCAGCGCTCGGCGAGCGTCGCGAAGGCCCTGTCGAGATCGGCCATGTCCGAGACGTCGCATTCGATCAGGAAGTCCTGGCCGAGATGCTCGGCGAGCGGCCGCACGCGCTTTTCCAGCGCCTCGCCCTGATAGCTGAACGCCAGTTCGGCGCCATGCTCGCGCAGCTTCTGGGCAATGCCCCATGCCAGCGAACGATCGTTCGCCAGGCCCATGATCAGCCCGCGCTTGCCCTGCATCAATCCCGTCACGACGTCCCGTCCTCCTTTTGACGGCCCTGCTCTAGCCGCTCATGGGGCACTTCGGCCAGAGCTGCGTTGAGTTCCGCACCAACCACCAGCCCCAGGCCGATGATGTAAAAGAACACCAGGGCGATCATCACGCCGGCAAGGCTGCCATAGGTCAGGTCATATCCGCCCAGCGACGACAGGACGAGCGGCAGCAGCGCCGTGGTTGCCATCCACCAGATGGTGACGAATGCCGGCCCCGGCCATTTGTGACATTCGGTGCCGCGATATTTCCGCGGGGTCAGCGAATAGAACAGCATGTACAGCGCGCCGAACAGCGCGAGCGCGGGGGCAAACCGGGTTACCGACAGCAGCGTCTGCACCTCGGTGGACAGCGGCAGCAGCCGATAGACGAACTGTTCGACGGCGGTGAGCACGATCTGGAAGCTGAACGCAGCCATTGCGAGAACCACCGCCGCCACGATCATGCCGATCGATCCGAGACGATACCGCCAGAACGGCGTGCTCGTCTGCACGCCATAGGCCGCGCGCAGGATGCCGCGCAGCGTCTCGATGAAACCCGCCGTGGTCCACAGACCCACCAGTGCGCCGAGCCACAGCAGACTGCCCGTCCGCGCCTGCAGAACGTCGGCCACGGGCTTGCGCAGCACATTGGCAACGTCGGGGGGCACGGTCTGCAGAAAGGCCTCGAGCGTGCGGATACCCTCGGCGCTGCGCCCGAACAGCTGGGCGACGGCCGCGGCGACGATGAAGAACGGGAACAGCGTTACCAGCGACAGATAGGCAAGGTTGCCGGCATAAGTGAAGCCATCGGTATAGGTGCCCACCGCGACGCGCTTGAGAACTACCCAGAAGCGTTTGGAAATGCCCAGGTTCGAAAGGCGGCCATGCGCGGTCGTGCCCACGCCGCGTGCCCGCGCCTCCGGAGACTCGGGGGAAATCCCCTTGTGGACAATATCTTGGGCTGGCGGGCTATCGGTCACAGAGGCTCAGACGCCCATGCGGCCACGCGGGTTCCCCTTGTCCTGCCAACCCTGCACGAACTCGACCAGCGCATCGTCGTCGACCGGCAGGTCGACCATCGTCGTGACGAGCAGATCGCCGCGACCGCCGGCCTTTTTGTGGAAGCCACGCCCCTTGAGGCGCAGCACCTTGCCCGAGGTCGAACCCTTGGGCACCTTCAGCATCACTGCGCCGTCGGGCGTGGGCACGCGGACATCCGCTCCGAGCACCGCTTCGGACAGGCTGACCGGAAGATCCAGCCGGATGTCGTCGCCTTCGCGCACGAAGAAGCGGTGCGGCTGGACGTCGATCGTCACGATCGCGTCGCCGAAGCCGCCCGGGCCCTCCTCACCCTTGCCCGCGAGGCGCATCTGGGTGCCGCTCTCGACGCCGGCGGGCAGCTTGAGATCGATCGACTTGCCGTCGCGCAGCGTGATCCGCTGCGGCGCGAGCTTGGCCGCGTCCTCGAACGCCACCGCAAGGCGATAGGCGACATTCGCGCCCTTGGCCGCCGGCTTGCGGCCGAATCCGCCAAAGCCGCCGCTGAAGCCACCGCCGCCGCGACGGCCCGCACCGCCGCCGAACAGCCCCTCGAATATGTCGCCGATATCGCCCGATTCGCCGCCGAAATCGAAGCCGCTGCCGCCGGGACGGAAGCCGGCCTGCTGCCCGCCGCCGCCGCCGAAGCCGAACGGCGCAGTCGGATTGCCGTCGCCGTCGATCTCGCCGCGATCGAAGCGCGCGCGCTTGTCCTTGTCGCTCAGCAGGTCATAGGCGGAGGTGACTAGGCTGAATTTCTCGGACGCCTTGGGATTGTCCTTGTTGCGGTCGGGATGCAGCTCCTTGGCGAGCTTGCGATAGGCTTTCTTGATGTCAGCCTCGCTCGCGCCCCGCGCGACGCCCAGAGTTGCATACGGATCCGCCACCAAATTCCCCGTTCGAAAATCATCAATGTCGCGCGCCCCTTACAGAAGCCGCGCGCCCGCGAACATCGTTGCCGCACACCTTTTGTGCAAGTCCGGCTCAGCCGGACAGCGGCTCGACATCCACCGAGACATGCATCTCCTGGGCGCCCGAGCCCAGCACGATGCCGTCGATCGGCGCGACATCGG
This genomic stretch from Sphingomonas sp. LM7 harbors:
- a CDS encoding VOC family protein, encoding MNLRALLVALLLPLASPALAQGTPEPAAQIDHIGIWVADQQKSIDFYRALFGLDEIPAPFPPGGPRWLRFAGGVELHIQPGRTEKLHQPRRVHMAIAVASLDPILAQLKARGHGWTNIEGTPGAINTSRTDGVRQIFLQDPDGYWIEVNDVPKR
- a CDS encoding fumarylacetoacetate hydrolase family protein, whose product is MKLASLKHGRDGKLVVVSNDLAWCADATGIAPTLQAALDNWDQVEGDLRNLATDLEHETIPMRRFHERQAASPLPRAYQWADGSAYVNHVALVRQARGAEMPESFWQDPLMYQGGSDAFLGPRDPIPLADEAWGCDLEAEVVVVTGDVPLGASREEALAAVRLVGLTNDVSLRNLIPGELAKGFGFFQSKPASAFSPVFVTPDELGDWWKDGKLHRKLMVDLNGKPFGRAEAGEDMTFDFGTLIAHAAKTRALGAGTIIGSGTVSNRDSDGGPGKPIAEGGVGYSCLAEVRTIETIRGGKAETPFLKAGDTVRIWAEDDKHHAIFGVIEQTVGG
- a CDS encoding PAS domain-containing protein, whose protein sequence is MAQRIRAHDWASTPIGPIENWPQALRFAVNIALGSSFPTAVYWGPELRLIYNDAWTTIPADRHPWALGRRGAEVWADIWHVVGPEMERVLATGKGFSTFDQMLPMERNGRPQETWWSYSFTPIRDEHGDVVGLLNQGNETTRTVLAERARLAEVGRLRELFEQAPGAVALLHGPDHVFEIANPAYCELIGGRDVLGLSVADALPEVVEQGFIGLLDQVFGSGVPYRAHSVPIRLQRTPGQDTEPRMLDFVYQPIKDANGETTDIFVLANDVTERATAEAALRASEERLQLALDSSVGVGTWFWDVPNDRVTADLRFLRLYGVDEALEGVGAPIEAFFSHVHPDDRPSLEAAITASLASGGHFSEEYRLIQPDGSVHWVAAQGRPILDPDGRPLRFPGVSFDITERKAAEDAARAAAEELREANALQSFVYALAETQRRLDTPDAIMAATSEALVDQLHASRVGFYRVVGGETIAFGASATRGALPRLEGIATVQGVGATAVEAYRSGSTVVLHDTGREFSPGESDIPQRAAAAIGVPLLRGGEWVATMYVNQAEPRRWHPDEVAFIEAIAEMSWDAVERAGALVALRGSEEKFRAIANSIDPMVWSTLPDGYHDYYNDRWYEFTGAPYGSTDGEGWADMFHPDDQERTWALWRHCLDTGEPYHIEYRLRHHSGQYRWVLGRAQPVRDDAGRIIRWFGTCTDIQEIVDAREVLARSREELEAAIHERTEQLMQAEQQLRQAQKMEAVGQLTGGIAHDFNNMLAVVIGALDLLERRVAQGRTDIDRYLVAARDGATRAAALTQRLLAFSRQQPLAPTPVDANAMVEGMIELLVRTLGEAISVETLLPGGPRPALADPNQLENAILNLCVNGRDAMAGGGRLSIETANIAAGPAEAQALGLEPGSYVEITVADTGSGMLPEVAARAFDPFFTTKGVGKGTGLGLSQVFGFARQSGGTVRIDTELGKGTRVSLYLPAYAGEIDPAVHAAEIAEAERGRPGEVVMVVEDEERVRSYSVEALRELGYEVVSAPDGLEALRMIENGQSVSLLFTDVVMPEMSGRELARRAHDRLPGLRILLTSGYTPDIAGLDDSILTKPFDINTLARRVRAALDN
- a CDS encoding adenylosuccinate synthase yields the protein MANVAVIGAQWGDEGKGKIVDWLAERADVVVRFQGGHNAGHTLVVGEKVYKLSLLPSGIVRGTPSVIGNGVVLDPWHLKSEVEKLRGQGVDVTPDTLKIADTCPLILPFHRDLDALREDASGAGKIGTTRRGIGPAYEDKVGRRAIRVCDLAHLDELGPQLDRLLAHHDALRAGFNEPAIDRDALIAELREIAGFVLPFAEPVWRMLNEARGRGRRILFEGAQGVLLDIDHGTYPFVTSSNTVAGTAAAGSGLGPNAVGFVLGIAKAYTTRVGSGPFPSEQDNEVGERLGTRGHEFGTVTGRKRRCGWLDAVLLRQSAAVSGITGIALTKIDVLDGFEEISICTGYRLRGEALDYYPANAQDQAAIEPVYETMPGWSESTAGARSWAELPAAAIKYIRRIEELIQCPVALVSTSPEREDTILVRDPFAD
- the aroC gene encoding chorismate synthase, coding for MSFNTFGRVFRFTTWGESHGPALGAVVDGCPPGLELSEADIQPFLDKRRPGQSRFTTQRQEPDQVRILSGVFEGRTTGTPISLQIENVDQRSKDYSEVAVAYRPGHADYAYDQKYGFRDYRGGGRSSARETAARVAAGAVARLAIPEVKIRAWVEAIGGDAIDPANFDAAEIDNNPFFCPDAAAAARWEKLVDDARKAGSSLGAVIACEATGVPAGWGAPLYAKLDSELAAACMSINAVKGVEIGDGFAAATLTGEQNADAMRPAGDGVHFLANHAGGIAGGISTGQPVLVRVAFKPTSSILTPVETINREGEATEIRTKGRHDPCVGIRGAPVVEAMVALVLADQKLLHRAQCG
- a CDS encoding GNAT family N-acetyltransferase, whose product is MSTAIRPATGGDVAAIDALLRKAFPDAGEAMLVQRLCVDGDMVLTLVADDEETGSLAGVIAYSRMAVEIAGKHIAAVALAPLAVDAGQRGQGVAEALVRASLTQLGDAGAMLVFVLGDPDYYARFGFSTDWARGFASPYAGDYLMALPLQGGGMPCGERGAATHAKAFAQLGGNH
- the fabI gene encoding enoyl-ACP reductase FabI, yielding MTGLMQGKRGLIMGLANDRSLAWGIAQKLREHGAELAFSYQGEALEKRVRPLAEHLGQDFLIECDVSDMADLDRAFATLAERWPTIDFVVHAIGFSDKNELRGGYVDTSLDNFLMTMNISVYSFVAVAQRASKMMPNGGSLLTLSYYGAEKVIPHYNVMGVAKAALETSVQYLAVDLGRDNIRVNAISAGPIKTLAASGIGDFRLILKWNELNSPLKRNVTIEDVGGAGLYLLSDLASGVTGETHHVDAGYNVIGMKAEDAPDIALV
- a CDS encoding YihY/virulence factor BrkB family protein; translated protein: MGTTAHGRLSNLGISKRFWVVLKRVAVGTYTDGFTYAGNLAYLSLVTLFPFFIVAAAVAQLFGRSAEGIRTLEAFLQTVPPDVANVLRKPVADVLQARTGSLLWLGALVGLWTTAGFIETLRGILRAAYGVQTSTPFWRYRLGSIGMIVAAVVLAMAAFSFQIVLTAVEQFVYRLLPLSTEVQTLLSVTRFAPALALFGALYMLFYSLTPRKYRGTECHKWPGPAFVTIWWMATTALLPLVLSSLGGYDLTYGSLAGVMIALVFFYIIGLGLVVGAELNAALAEVPHERLEQGRQKEDGTS
- a CDS encoding DnaJ C-terminal domain-containing protein produces the protein MADPYATLGVARGASEADIKKAYRKLAKELHPDRNKDNPKASEKFSLVTSAYDLLSDKDKRARFDRGEIDGDGNPTAPFGFGGGGGQQAGFRPGGSGFDFGGESGDIGDIFEGLFGGGAGRRGGGGFSGGFGGFGRKPAAKGANVAYRLAVAFEDAAKLAPQRITLRDGKSIDLKLPAGVESGTQMRLAGKGEEGPGGFGDAIVTIDVQPHRFFVREGDDIRLDLPVSLSEAVLGADVRVPTPDGAVMLKVPKGSTSGKVLRLKGRGFHKKAGGRGDLLVTTMVDLPVDDDALVEFVQGWQDKGNPRGRMGV